In the genome of Desulfofarcimen acetoxidans DSM 771, one region contains:
- a CDS encoding SGNH/GDSL hydrolase family protein produces the protein MSAIFWNTILGCYMYKPSVKTPTTSTEIIHYEPFAKMVNEKEGSGNYIMDKNGFNNDEIIRNNKKFVLVLGDSHTEAEQVKRDDNFCSVAENKLASASIIYNAGVSGLSMADYIGYGQVYMDYFNPNKVIIQVTYDDFTSNATLRSKDTFIAADGQTYAIIKRVNYMQNSSFDNLKEKVRCPFVYNLYFRLSDIVSDFLHPKLRPFLPKYAVEISRNIDCSSLIDWQVSQIKHIFGDKAAFLYLPSTPMIGQQGTVEWSEYVENDTKLKIVSACNKYGVDFIDLQTSFNILFKKTQHFPRGFNNTDPSRGHLNKFGHYATGVELANYLKSKGF, from the coding sequence ATGTCAGCAATATTTTGGAATACTATCTTGGGTTGCTACATGTATAAGCCCAGCGTAAAGACTCCGACAACAAGCACTGAAATAATCCATTATGAGCCTTTTGCCAAAATGGTAAACGAAAAAGAAGGATCCGGAAATTATATTATGGATAAAAACGGTTTTAACAATGACGAAATAATCAGAAATAACAAAAAATTTGTGCTTGTTCTTGGCGATTCACATACTGAGGCTGAACAAGTGAAAAGGGATGATAACTTTTGCAGTGTGGCTGAAAATAAGCTGGCATCGGCTTCAATTATTTATAATGCGGGAGTATCCGGCTTATCTATGGCTGACTATATAGGTTACGGACAAGTCTATATGGATTATTTTAATCCCAACAAAGTGATTATACAGGTAACATATGACGATTTTACTTCTAATGCCACTTTAAGGAGCAAAGATACTTTTATTGCTGCAGATGGACAGACCTATGCTATCATAAAGCGCGTTAATTATATGCAAAATTCCAGTTTTGATAATTTAAAGGAAAAGGTAAGATGTCCATTTGTATACAATCTATACTTTAGATTGAGTGATATTGTATCAGATTTTCTGCATCCCAAACTCAGACCCTTTCTCCCCAAATATGCAGTAGAAATATCTAGAAATATTGATTGCAGTTCACTAATAGATTGGCAAGTAAGTCAAATTAAACATATTTTTGGTGATAAGGCGGCTTTTTTATACCTTCCATCTACCCCCATGATAGGCCAACAGGGAACCGTTGAGTGGAGCGAATATGTGGAAAATGACACAAAGCTTAAAATAGTATCAGCGTGCAATAAATATGGTGTTGATTTTATTGATTTACAGACTTCCTTTAATATACTTTTTAAGAAAACACAGCATTTTCCCCGTGGATTTAACAATACAGATCCCAGCAGGGGTCACCTGAACAAATTCGGCCATTATGCAACGGGCGTAGAATTAGCAAATTACCTCAAGAGTAAGGGTTTCTAA
- a CDS encoding MBOAT family O-acyltransferase, with protein MVFSSIQFLIFFAFLILLFILLKGKRIKKNILLIASIFFYAYWDIRFVPLLLGIGVFNYIVGHIVADNSDKKKNRKIALVIGVTVNLLVLAYFKYTNFFIENANEIFSSLGFNTSTLNIILPLGISFFIFELISYLADVYTNKIKHTDSFVDFLTFVFFFPRLASGPIIRPADFLPQLKQEIVIKKHNIVVGIQLFTMGLFKKLVLADRVAVCADAVFHSPQLFDSPTIWCGVIAYSIQIYCDFSGYSDMALGVAKIMGFDLPRNFNMPYISLNITEFWRRWHISLSAWLRDYLYITLGGNRKGRIRQNVNIIITMLLGGFWHGASWTFLVWGGLHGAALIVQKAFSKWNILNKLHINHYISNSFSWLLTYIFVCVCWVFFRASTFTDAFIIINKMFVPSDGINWIFSPLFYFVLPVVIAATIIKCMSKREGYLTFNLSQPLPAFGFVFTVMAIIFFDANNTSPFIYFQF; from the coding sequence ATGGTATTTTCCAGTATACAGTTCCTTATATTTTTTGCTTTTTTAATTCTGTTATTTATACTGCTAAAAGGAAAGCGTATTAAGAAAAATATTTTGCTGATAGCCAGTATATTTTTTTATGCTTATTGGGACATACGCTTCGTACCCTTACTACTGGGGATTGGAGTTTTTAATTACATCGTAGGTCATATTGTTGCGGATAACTCCGACAAAAAGAAAAATAGAAAGATTGCACTGGTTATAGGTGTAACAGTAAACCTTTTGGTGCTTGCATATTTCAAGTACACTAATTTCTTTATTGAAAATGCAAATGAAATTTTTTCGAGCTTAGGTTTTAACACTTCTACACTCAACATTATTCTTCCGCTTGGTATTTCCTTTTTTATATTCGAGTTAATTAGCTACCTTGCCGATGTCTATACTAATAAAATAAAGCATACTGACAGTTTTGTGGATTTTCTTACATTCGTCTTCTTCTTTCCCAGGCTGGCATCAGGACCAATTATAAGACCTGCGGATTTTCTTCCGCAGCTTAAGCAAGAGATAGTCATCAAAAAGCACAATATTGTCGTAGGTATACAACTGTTTACCATGGGGCTTTTCAAAAAACTGGTGCTTGCTGATCGAGTGGCAGTGTGTGCCGACGCTGTTTTTCATTCTCCACAGTTGTTTGACTCGCCTACAATATGGTGTGGTGTTATTGCCTATTCTATACAGATTTACTGCGATTTTTCCGGGTATTCTGATATGGCGCTAGGTGTTGCCAAAATAATGGGTTTTGATCTGCCTCGAAACTTCAATATGCCATATATCTCGCTGAATATTACAGAATTCTGGCGCAGGTGGCACATCTCACTTTCTGCATGGCTGCGCGACTATCTGTACATTACATTGGGAGGAAACCGAAAAGGTAGGATAAGACAAAATGTCAATATTATAATCACTATGCTGCTCGGCGGTTTCTGGCATGGTGCAAGCTGGACTTTTTTGGTGTGGGGTGGCTTGCATGGCGCTGCATTAATAGTACAAAAAGCTTTTAGCAAGTGGAACATTTTAAACAAATTACATATTAATCATTATATATCTAATTCTTTTTCGTGGCTTCTAACATACATTTTCGTATGCGTCTGCTGGGTGTTTTTTAGGGCAAGCACTTTTACTGACGCATTTATAATTATAAATAAAATGTTTGTCCCCTCTGACGGCATCAACTGGATATTTTCACCACTTTTCTATTTCGTGTTACCTGTAGTTATTGCTGCAACCATAATAAAGTGCATGAGTAAAAGGGAAGGCTATCTGACATTTAATCTGTCACAGCCGTTACCCGCTTTTGGCTTTGTATTTACTGTAATGGCAATTATCTTCTTTGATGCAAATAACACATCTCCTTTTATATATTTTCAATTTTGA